In a single window of the Globicephala melas chromosome 10, mGloMel1.2, whole genome shotgun sequence genome:
- the C1QTNF6 gene encoding complement C1q tumor necrosis factor-related protein 6, which produces MGIAALGLLWAVLVPPLSVFGIPTEEPTSGEAVASSSPGLCRRCCDSEDPLVLADAAHTSLASPSALPYMLPEVRPYINITILKGDKGDRGLLGSPGKLGREGPRGERGPQGIKGAKGQAGSPGGPCQMRFSAFSVGRKTALHSSEGFQPLLFDTVFVNPDGHFNLAAGHFVAPLRGLYFFSLNVHSWNFKETYVHVVHNDEAAVILYAQPSDRSIMQSQSVMLALAPGDRVWARLFKRERENAVYSDDIDTYITFSGHLIKPEDD; this is translated from the exons ATGGGGATAGCTGCCCTGGGCCTCCTCTGGGCAGTGCTCGTGCCCCCTCTCTCTGTGTTTGGAATCCCCACCGAGGAGCCCACCTCTGGGGAAGCCGTGGCCTCTAGTTCCCCTGGGCTCTGTCGACGGTGCTGTGACTCTGAGGACCCCCTGGTCCTTGCTGATGCTGCACATACGTCCTTGGCCTCTCCGTCTGCCCTCCCGTACATGCTGCCTGAGGTCAGGCCCTACATTAACATCACCATCCTGAAGG GTGACAAAGGGGACCGAGGCCTGCTGGGCTCGCCCGGGAAGCTGGGCAGGGAGGGCCCCCGGGGGGAGCGCGGCCCCCAGGGCATCAAGGGCGCCAAGGGGCAAGCAGGCAGCCCTGGCGGCCCGTGCCAGATGCGCTTCTCAGCCTTCTCGGTGGGCCGCAAGACGGCCCTGCACAGCAGCGAGGGTTTCCAGCCGCTGCTCTTCGACACGGTCTTCGTGAACCCGGACGGGCACTTCAACCTGGCTGCCGGCCACTTCGTCGCCCCCCTGCGCGGCCTCTACTTCTTCAGCCTCAACGTGCACAGCTGGAACTTCAAGGAGACCTACGTGCACGTCGTGCACAACGACGAGGCAGCCGTCATCCTGTACGCGCAGCCCAGCGACCGCAGCATCATGCAGAGCCAGAGTGTGATGCTGGCCCTGGCACCCGGCGACCGTGTTTGGGCGCGGCTCTTCAAGCGTGAGCGTGAGAACGCCGTCTACAGCGACGACATCGACACCTACATCACCTTCAGCGGCCACCTCATCAAGCCTGAGGACGATTAG